A genomic window from Gossypium hirsutum isolate 1008001.06 chromosome D10, Gossypium_hirsutum_v2.1, whole genome shotgun sequence includes:
- the LOC107916337 gene encoding S-adenosyl-L-methionine-dependent uroporphyrinogen III methyltransferase, chloroplastic isoform X2 encodes MALPYTHHYDLSFSALNLKKFDSSHLQPICCLRCNSSVSSSPFTEKHSLQRYQRDQWVYNNNNQQRPSLSCGDEAASCSVPADSDSIRLNDITLQLPELRKLLQVLKHKRESCGGQVPKNGLGDVFLVGTGPGDPDLLTLKAVKVIQKADLLLYDRLVSNAVLDLVGPDARLLYVGKTAGYHSRTQEEIHELLLSFAEAGATVVRLKGGDPLVFGRGGEEMDFLQQQGIQVKVIPGITAASGISAELGIPLTHRGIANSVRFLTGHSRKGGTDPLFVAENAADPDSTLVVYMGLSTLPSLAQKLIHHGLPPDTPATAVERGTTPQQRMVFAELKDLADKIKTAELVSPTLIIIGKVVALSPFWPQSLTEASRLVEV; translated from the exons ATGGCGCTTCCCTATACCCATCACTATGACCTTTCGTTCTCTGCTCTCAATTTAAAGAAATTTGACTCTTCGCATTTGCAACCCATTTGTTGTTTACGGTGCAATTCCAGCGTTTCATCTTCACCATTCACGGAGAAGCACTCGTTGCAGAGGTACCAAAGGGACCAGTGGGTCTACAACAACAATAACCAGCAGCGGCCGTCTCTCAGCTGCGGTGATGAAGCCGCGTCTTGCTCCGTCCCGGCTGATAGCGACTCCATAAGGTTAAATGACATCACTTTGCAGCTGCCGGAGCTCAGGAAGTTGCTCCAAGTTTTGAAACATAAGAGAGAAAGCTGTGGCGGCCAAGTACCCAAAAATGGACTGGGGGATGTTTTCTTGGTGGGGACGGGACCTGGAGATCCCGATCTCTTGACGTTAAAAGCTGTCAAAGTCATACAAAAAGCTGATCTTTTGTTGTACGATAGGTTGGTTTCTAATGCTGTATTGGACTTGGTTGGCCCCGATGCCAGGCTTCTCTATGTCGGCAAAACTGCTGGCTATCATAGTCGAACTCAG GAAGAAATCCATGAGTTGCTTCTGAGTTTTGCTGAAGCTGGAGCTACTGTTGTTAGACTTAAAGGAGGGGATCCACTG GTATTTGGAAGGGGTGGAGAAGAAATGGACTTTTTGCAACAGCAGGGGATTCAGGTCAAGGTTATCCCTG GTATTACTGCTGCTTCTGGAATATCAGCAGAGTTGGGTATTCCTTTGACTCATAGAGGCATTGCAAATAGCGTTAGGTTTCTCACAGGTCACTCAAGAAAAGGGGGAACCGATCCTCTTTTTGTTGCAGAGAATGCTGCTGACCCTGATTCAACTTTAGTGGTTTACATGGGCTTATCCACCCTCCCTTCTCTTGCACAAAAATTGATACATCATGGCCTACCACCAGATACACCAGCCACTGCGGTTGAGCGAGGAACCACACCTCAACAGCGCATG GTCTTTGCAGAACTTAAGGATCTTGCCGATAAAATCAAAACGGCGGAGTTAGTATCACCAACCCTAATCATAATAGGGAAGGTTGTTGCCCTTTCACCATTTTGGCCGCAGTCTTTGACAGAAGCATCCCGTCTGGTTGAAGTTTAA
- the LOC107916337 gene encoding S-adenosyl-L-methionine-dependent uroporphyrinogen III methyltransferase, chloroplastic isoform X1: MALPYTHHYDLSFSALNLKKFDSSHLQPICCLRCNSSVSSSPFTEKHSLQRYQRDQWVYNNNNQQRPSLSCGDEAASCSVPADSDSIRLNDITLQLPELRKLLQVLKHKRESCGGQVPKNGLGDVFLVGTGPGDPDLLTLKAVKVIQKADLLLYDRLVSNAVLDLVGPDARLLYVGKTAGYHSRTQQEEIHELLLSFAEAGATVVRLKGGDPLVFGRGGEEMDFLQQQGIQVKVIPGITAASGISAELGIPLTHRGIANSVRFLTGHSRKGGTDPLFVAENAADPDSTLVVYMGLSTLPSLAQKLIHHGLPPDTPATAVERGTTPQQRMVFAELKDLADKIKTAELVSPTLIIIGKVVALSPFWPQSLTEASRLVEV, from the exons ATGGCGCTTCCCTATACCCATCACTATGACCTTTCGTTCTCTGCTCTCAATTTAAAGAAATTTGACTCTTCGCATTTGCAACCCATTTGTTGTTTACGGTGCAATTCCAGCGTTTCATCTTCACCATTCACGGAGAAGCACTCGTTGCAGAGGTACCAAAGGGACCAGTGGGTCTACAACAACAATAACCAGCAGCGGCCGTCTCTCAGCTGCGGTGATGAAGCCGCGTCTTGCTCCGTCCCGGCTGATAGCGACTCCATAAGGTTAAATGACATCACTTTGCAGCTGCCGGAGCTCAGGAAGTTGCTCCAAGTTTTGAAACATAAGAGAGAAAGCTGTGGCGGCCAAGTACCCAAAAATGGACTGGGGGATGTTTTCTTGGTGGGGACGGGACCTGGAGATCCCGATCTCTTGACGTTAAAAGCTGTCAAAGTCATACAAAAAGCTGATCTTTTGTTGTACGATAGGTTGGTTTCTAATGCTGTATTGGACTTGGTTGGCCCCGATGCCAGGCTTCTCTATGTCGGCAAAACTGCTGGCTATCATAGTCGAACTCAG CAGGAAGAAATCCATGAGTTGCTTCTGAGTTTTGCTGAAGCTGGAGCTACTGTTGTTAGACTTAAAGGAGGGGATCCACTG GTATTTGGAAGGGGTGGAGAAGAAATGGACTTTTTGCAACAGCAGGGGATTCAGGTCAAGGTTATCCCTG GTATTACTGCTGCTTCTGGAATATCAGCAGAGTTGGGTATTCCTTTGACTCATAGAGGCATTGCAAATAGCGTTAGGTTTCTCACAGGTCACTCAAGAAAAGGGGGAACCGATCCTCTTTTTGTTGCAGAGAATGCTGCTGACCCTGATTCAACTTTAGTGGTTTACATGGGCTTATCCACCCTCCCTTCTCTTGCACAAAAATTGATACATCATGGCCTACCACCAGATACACCAGCCACTGCGGTTGAGCGAGGAACCACACCTCAACAGCGCATG GTCTTTGCAGAACTTAAGGATCTTGCCGATAAAATCAAAACGGCGGAGTTAGTATCACCAACCCTAATCATAATAGGGAAGGTTGTTGCCCTTTCACCATTTTGGCCGCAGTCTTTGACAGAAGCATCCCGTCTGGTTGAAGTTTAA
- the LOC107916337 gene encoding S-adenosyl-L-methionine-dependent uroporphyrinogen III methyltransferase, chloroplastic isoform X3 — translation MALPYTHHYDLSFSALNLKKFDSSHLQPICCLRCNSSVSSSPFTEKHSLQRYQRDQWVYNNNNQQRPSLSCGDEAASCSVPADSDSIRLNDITLQLPELRKLLQVLKHKRESCGGQVPKNGLGDVFLVGTGPGDPDLLTLKAVKVIQKADLLLYDRLVSNAVLDLVGPDARLLYVGKTAGYHSRTQQEEIHELLLSFAEAGATVVRLKGGDPLVFGRGGEEMDFLQQQGIQVKVIPAELGIPLTHRGIANSVRFLTGHSRKGGTDPLFVAENAADPDSTLVVYMGLSTLPSLAQKLIHHGLPPDTPATAVERGTTPQQRMVFAELKDLADKIKTAELVSPTLIIIGKVVALSPFWPQSLTEASRLVEV, via the exons ATGGCGCTTCCCTATACCCATCACTATGACCTTTCGTTCTCTGCTCTCAATTTAAAGAAATTTGACTCTTCGCATTTGCAACCCATTTGTTGTTTACGGTGCAATTCCAGCGTTTCATCTTCACCATTCACGGAGAAGCACTCGTTGCAGAGGTACCAAAGGGACCAGTGGGTCTACAACAACAATAACCAGCAGCGGCCGTCTCTCAGCTGCGGTGATGAAGCCGCGTCTTGCTCCGTCCCGGCTGATAGCGACTCCATAAGGTTAAATGACATCACTTTGCAGCTGCCGGAGCTCAGGAAGTTGCTCCAAGTTTTGAAACATAAGAGAGAAAGCTGTGGCGGCCAAGTACCCAAAAATGGACTGGGGGATGTTTTCTTGGTGGGGACGGGACCTGGAGATCCCGATCTCTTGACGTTAAAAGCTGTCAAAGTCATACAAAAAGCTGATCTTTTGTTGTACGATAGGTTGGTTTCTAATGCTGTATTGGACTTGGTTGGCCCCGATGCCAGGCTTCTCTATGTCGGCAAAACTGCTGGCTATCATAGTCGAACTCAG CAGGAAGAAATCCATGAGTTGCTTCTGAGTTTTGCTGAAGCTGGAGCTACTGTTGTTAGACTTAAAGGAGGGGATCCACTG GTATTTGGAAGGGGTGGAGAAGAAATGGACTTTTTGCAACAGCAGGGGATTCAGGTCAAGGTTATCCCTG CAGAGTTGGGTATTCCTTTGACTCATAGAGGCATTGCAAATAGCGTTAGGTTTCTCACAGGTCACTCAAGAAAAGGGGGAACCGATCCTCTTTTTGTTGCAGAGAATGCTGCTGACCCTGATTCAACTTTAGTGGTTTACATGGGCTTATCCACCCTCCCTTCTCTTGCACAAAAATTGATACATCATGGCCTACCACCAGATACACCAGCCACTGCGGTTGAGCGAGGAACCACACCTCAACAGCGCATG GTCTTTGCAGAACTTAAGGATCTTGCCGATAAAATCAAAACGGCGGAGTTAGTATCACCAACCCTAATCATAATAGGGAAGGTTGTTGCCCTTTCACCATTTTGGCCGCAGTCTTTGACAGAAGCATCCCGTCTGGTTGAAGTTTAA
- the LOC107916338 gene encoding uncharacterized protein isoform X2, translated as MVNVPSLVSLSIDALKRELIHGDDLLPHVYELPLELFNSLVECLPPLALQKLQSEMPFKNYDDYGPSSDDLKMGRKCGRYGNFDTAWKALFKFRWPDLAECVKPVDWQQIYWETHVQNCLDEAAEIALLPSFSGCLGAKANGFNTIGSCQV; from the exons ATGGTGAATGTTCCCTCTTTGGTGTCTCTGAGCATTGACGCACTTAAAAGAGAACTCATTCACG GGGATGATCTTTTGCCGCATGTCTATGAACTTCCTCTGGagttgtttaattcattagtagAATGTCTACCTCCTCTGGCCTTGCAGAAGCTGCAAAGtgaaat GCCATTTAAGAACTATGATGACTATGGTCCTTCTAGTGATGACTTAAAAATGGGGAGAAAATGTGGAAG ATATGGGAATTTCGATACAGCGTGGAAGGCATTGTTTAAGTTTCGTTGGCCTGATCTTGCGGAGTGTGTCAAACCAGTTGATTGGCAGCAGATTTACTGGGAAACTCATGTGCAGAA TTGCCTAGATGAAGCAGCAGAGATAGCTTTGCTTCCATCATTTAGTGGATGCCTTG GTGCAAAAGCTAATGGGTTCAACACCATTGGATCTTGCCAAGTTTAA
- the LOC107916338 gene encoding uncharacterized protein isoform X1, whose product MVNVPSLVSLSIDALKRELIHGDDLLPHVYELPLELFNSLVECLPPLALQKLQSEMPFKNYDDYGPSSDDLKMGRKCGRYGNFDTAWKALFKFRWPDLAECVKPVDWQQIYWETHVQNCLDEAAEIALLPSFSGCLGEIQILGAKANGFNTIGSCQV is encoded by the exons ATGGTGAATGTTCCCTCTTTGGTGTCTCTGAGCATTGACGCACTTAAAAGAGAACTCATTCACG GGGATGATCTTTTGCCGCATGTCTATGAACTTCCTCTGGagttgtttaattcattagtagAATGTCTACCTCCTCTGGCCTTGCAGAAGCTGCAAAGtgaaat GCCATTTAAGAACTATGATGACTATGGTCCTTCTAGTGATGACTTAAAAATGGGGAGAAAATGTGGAAG ATATGGGAATTTCGATACAGCGTGGAAGGCATTGTTTAAGTTTCGTTGGCCTGATCTTGCGGAGTGTGTCAAACCAGTTGATTGGCAGCAGATTTACTGGGAAACTCATGTGCAGAA TTGCCTAGATGAAGCAGCAGAGATAGCTTTGCTTCCATCATTTAGTGGATGCCTTGGTGAGATACAGATTTTAG GTGCAAAAGCTAATGGGTTCAACACCATTGGATCTTGCCAAGTTTAA
- the LOC107916338 gene encoding uncharacterized protein isoform X3 has translation MVNVPSLVSLSIDALKRELIHGDDLLPHVYELPLELFNSLVECLPPLALQKLQSEIYGNFDTAWKALFKFRWPDLAECVKPVDWQQIYWETHVQNCLDEAAEIALLPSFSGCLGEIQILGAKANGFNTIGSCQV, from the exons ATGGTGAATGTTCCCTCTTTGGTGTCTCTGAGCATTGACGCACTTAAAAGAGAACTCATTCACG GGGATGATCTTTTGCCGCATGTCTATGAACTTCCTCTGGagttgtttaattcattagtagAATGTCTACCTCCTCTGGCCTTGCAGAAGCTGCAAAGtgaaat ATATGGGAATTTCGATACAGCGTGGAAGGCATTGTTTAAGTTTCGTTGGCCTGATCTTGCGGAGTGTGTCAAACCAGTTGATTGGCAGCAGATTTACTGGGAAACTCATGTGCAGAA TTGCCTAGATGAAGCAGCAGAGATAGCTTTGCTTCCATCATTTAGTGGATGCCTTGGTGAGATACAGATTTTAG GTGCAAAAGCTAATGGGTTCAACACCATTGGATCTTGCCAAGTTTAA
- the LOC107916335 gene encoding glycosyltransferase BC10 has translation MMQPRVVAMEEGKELISANKTNLFRALPSRLLVFCLLFLGVGVGLSIISMYSVRFSMVQQLATKATSAVQPLFQDDGTTIDNFIRPPSNLMHNMNDTELLWRASFVPQIKDYPFKRVPKIAFMFLTKGPLPLAPLWDRFFKGHEELYSIYVHALPSYTAGYPPSSPFYGRQIPSQMVEWGRMSMCEAERRLLANALLDISNEWFILLSESCIPLHNFSIIYRYISRSRHSFMGSFDEPGPYGRGRYNPHMQPEVTLSQWRKGSQWFEVNRKLAIDIIVDTTYYPKFKKFCRPACYVDEHYFPTMLTIQSPHLLANRTLTWTDWSRGGAHPATFGKADITEGFFKKIFEGQVCLYNGQPSTVCYLFARKFAPSALDPLLGLASKVFRY, from the exons ATGATGCAGCCAAGGGTAGTGGCTATGGAGGAAGGTAAAGAACTCATTTCTGCAAACAAAACGAACCTCTTCAGGGCTTTGCCTTCCAGACTCCTTGTGTTTTGTTTGTTGTTTCTGGGTGTGGGCGTCGGATTATCGATCATCAGTATGTATTCAGTGCGATTTTCTATGGTCCAGCAGCTAGCAACTAAAGCAACATCCGCTGTTCAGCCTTTGTTTCAAGATGATGGTACTACCATAGACAATTTTATTAGGCCTCCTTCAAACTTGATGCATAATATGAATGATACAGAATTACTGTGGAGAGCTTCATTTGTTCCTCAAATCAAGGATTATCCCTTTAAGAGAGTCCCCAAGATTGCCTTCATGTTCTTGACCAAGGGTCCATTGCCACTGGCTCCTCTTTGGGATCGATTCTTCAAAGGGCATGAAGAACTTTACTCGATATATGTCCATGCCCTTCCATCTTACACTGCTGGGTATCCGCCATCATCTCCCTTCTATGGGAGACAAATCCCAAGCCAG ATGGTGGAATGGGGAAGGATGAGTATGTGCGAGGCAGAGAGAAGGCTCCTTGCCAATGCATTGCTCGACATCTCCAATGAATGGTTTATTCTCTTATCTGAGTCCTGCATTCCTCTGCACAACTTCAGCATAATCTATCGTTACATATCGAGATCAAGGCACAGTTTTATGGGTTCATTCGATGAACCTGGACCTTACGGGAGAGGGCGCTACAACCCACACATGCAACCAGAGGTCACGCTGAGCCAATGGCGTAAAGGGTCTCAATGGTTTGAAGTTAACAGAAAGCTTGCAATCGATATAATTGTGGACACCACTTATTATCCCAAGTTCAAAAAGTTCTGCCGTCCGGCTTGTTATGTCGACGAGCACTATTTCCCAACAATGCTGACCATCCAGTCGCCTCATCTATTGGCGAACCGGACTCTTACTTGGACTGACTGGTCAAGGGGTGGAGCTCATCCGGCCACATTCGGGAAAGCTGACATAACAGAAGGTttctttaagaaaatttttgaaggtCAAGTCTGTCTATATAATGGCCAGCCATCAACTGTTTGCTATCTTTTCGCAAGGAAGTTTGCTCCAAGTGCTTTGGATCCTTTATTAGGGTTGGCATCCAAAGTTTTCAGGTATTGA
- the LOC107916336 gene encoding 40S ribosomal protein S30 yields the protein MGKVHGSLARAGKVRGQTPKVAKQDKKKKPRGRAYKRMQYNRRFVTAVVGFGKKRGPNSSEK from the exons ATGG GTAAGGTTCACGGATCGTTGGCACGTGCCGGGAAAGTGAGAGGGCAAACTCCAAAGGTAGCCAAGCAAGACAAGAAGAAGAAGCCCAGAGGTCGTGCCTATAAGCGGATGCAATACAATCGCCGTTTCGTCACTGCCG TTGTTGGCTTTGGGAAGAAGCGCGGACCCAACTCGTCAGAGAAGTGA